The following are from one region of the Salinirussus salinus genome:
- the rpsJ gene encoding 30S ribosomal protein S10: MQQARVRLAGTSPDDLDDICADVRDIADKTGVKLSGPVPLPTKTLEVPTRKSPDGEGTATWEHWEMRVHKRLIDIDADERALRQLMRIQVPNDVSIEIVLED, encoded by the coding sequence ATGCAGCAGGCACGCGTCCGGCTGGCGGGCACCAGCCCCGACGACCTCGACGACATCTGCGCCGACGTCCGCGACATCGCGGACAAGACGGGTGTGAAGCTGTCGGGCCCGGTGCCGCTCCCGACCAAGACCCTGGAGGTCCCCACCCGGAAATCGCCCGACGGCGAGGGGACCGCCACCTGGGAGCACTGGGAGATGCGCGTCCACAAGCGGCTGATCGACATTGACGCCGACGAACGCGCGCTGCGCCAGCTGATGCGCATCCAGGTGCCAAACGACGTCAGCATCGAGATCGTCCTCGAGGACTGA
- the tuf gene encoding translation elongation factor EF-1 subunit alpha gives MSEDQAHQNLAIIGHVDHGKSTLVGRLLYETGSVPEHVIEQYKEEAEEKGKGGFEFAYVMDNLAEERERGVTIDIAHQEFDTDEYNFTIVDCPGHRDFVKNMITGASQADNAVLVVAADDGVQPQTQEHVFLARTLGIGELIVAVNKMDLVDYEQNTYDQVVAEVEELLQQVQFNADDASFIPVSAFEGDNVAERSDNLGWYDGKILLEALNGLPEPEPPTDAPLRLPIQDVYTISGIGTVPVGRVETGVMETGDNVSFQPSDVGGEVKTIEMHHEEIPRAEPGDNVGFNVRGIGQDDIRRGDVCGPADDPPSVAETFQAQIVVMQHPSVITAGYTPVFHAHTAQVACTIESIDQKMDPAGEGAGEENPDFIQSGDAAIVTVRPQKPLSIEPADEIPELGSFAIRDMGQTIAAGKVRSVNER, from the coding sequence ATGAGTGAAGACCAAGCGCACCAGAACCTGGCCATCATCGGCCACGTTGACCACGGAAAGAGCACGCTCGTCGGCCGACTCCTCTACGAGACGGGGTCGGTACCGGAGCACGTGATCGAACAGTACAAGGAAGAGGCAGAGGAGAAAGGCAAGGGCGGCTTCGAGTTCGCCTACGTCATGGACAACCTCGCTGAGGAGCGGGAGCGGGGTGTCACCATCGACATCGCCCACCAGGAGTTCGACACCGACGAGTACAACTTCACCATCGTCGACTGTCCCGGCCACCGTGACTTCGTGAAGAACATGATCACGGGCGCGAGCCAGGCCGACAACGCCGTGCTCGTCGTGGCTGCCGACGACGGCGTCCAGCCCCAGACACAGGAGCACGTCTTCCTCGCCCGGACGCTGGGCATCGGCGAGCTCATCGTCGCGGTCAACAAGATGGACCTGGTCGACTACGAGCAGAACACCTACGACCAGGTCGTCGCCGAGGTCGAGGAGCTGCTCCAGCAGGTCCAGTTCAACGCCGACGACGCCAGCTTCATCCCCGTCTCGGCGTTCGAGGGTGACAACGTCGCCGAGCGGTCGGACAACCTCGGCTGGTACGACGGCAAGATCCTGCTCGAGGCGCTGAACGGCCTGCCCGAGCCGGAGCCGCCGACGGACGCGCCGCTGCGGCTCCCGATCCAGGACGTCTACACCATCTCGGGCATCGGGACCGTCCCCGTCGGCCGCGTCGAGACCGGCGTCATGGAGACCGGCGACAACGTCTCCTTCCAGCCCTCGGACGTTGGCGGGGAGGTCAAGACCATCGAGATGCACCACGAGGAGATCCCCCGGGCCGAGCCCGGCGACAACGTCGGCTTCAACGTCCGCGGCATCGGCCAGGACGACATCCGCCGCGGCGACGTCTGTGGCCCCGCCGACGACCCGCCGTCGGTCGCCGAGACGTTCCAGGCCCAGATCGTCGTGATGCAGCACCCCTCGGTGATCACCGCGGGCTACACCCCGGTCTTCCACGCCCACACCGCCCAGGTCGCCTGTACCATCGAGTCCATCGACCAGAAGATGGACCCGGCGGGCGAGGGCGCCGGCGAGGAGAACCCCGACTTCATCCAGTCGGGTGACGCCGCCATCGTGACGGTGCGGCCACAGAAGCCGCTCAGCATCGAGCCGGCCGACGAGATCCCCGAACTGGGGAGCTTCGCCATCCGCGACATGGGTCAGACCATCGCGGCGGGCAAGGTCCGCAGCGTCAACGAGCGATAA
- a CDS encoding homoserine dehydrogenase, with product MRLAVVGAGAVGSSVAELAGEYGHTVTALADSGGAVVDPDGIDVDGALERKDAEGTVGTASVADALAGAYDVLVEATPTTLGDAEPGFGNVKTALERDRHVVLANKGPVAERYGEVRELERESAGEVYLEATVGGAMPVLSTIADFGAEHIEAARGVLNGTANFVLSRMAAEGLDYEHVLAEAQDLGVAEADPSFDVEGTDAALKCVILANVLYDREYTLSDAAVEGIRDLPGSALELAAEDGRTIRLIGEVQDGAIRVGPRLIPEHGALAVTGTRNIVELETEHAGLLDISGRGAGGPETATAVLADIGRLSE from the coding sequence GTGAGACTCGCAGTCGTCGGTGCGGGGGCGGTCGGCTCTTCGGTCGCGGAGCTGGCCGGGGAGTACGGCCACACCGTCACCGCGCTCGCGGACTCCGGTGGCGCCGTCGTCGACCCTGATGGGATCGACGTGGATGGCGCCCTGGAGCGCAAGGACGCGGAGGGGACCGTCGGCACTGCCTCCGTCGCGGACGCGCTGGCAGGTGCCTATGACGTCCTCGTGGAGGCGACGCCGACGACGCTCGGCGACGCCGAGCCCGGCTTCGGCAACGTGAAGACGGCCCTGGAGCGGGACCGTCACGTCGTACTCGCGAACAAGGGGCCCGTCGCCGAGCGCTACGGCGAGGTCCGGGAACTGGAACGGGAAAGCGCCGGCGAGGTGTACCTGGAGGCGACGGTGGGGGGCGCGATGCCCGTCCTCTCGACCATCGCCGACTTCGGGGCCGAGCACATCGAGGCCGCCCGGGGCGTGCTCAACGGGACCGCCAACTTCGTCCTCTCGCGGATGGCCGCCGAGGGACTGGACTACGAGCACGTCCTCGCGGAGGCCCAGGACCTGGGCGTGGCGGAGGCCGACCCCTCCTTCGACGTCGAGGGGACCGACGCCGCTCTCAAGTGTGTGATCCTGGCGAACGTCCTCTACGACCGGGAGTACACGCTCTCGGACGCGGCCGTCGAGGGGATCCGCGACCTGCCGGGCAGCGCGCTCGAACTCGCCGCCGAGGACGGCCGGACGATCCGGCTGATCGGCGAGGTCCAGGACGGGGCGATCCGGGTCGGACCCCGGCTGATCCCCGAACACGGCGCGCTGGCCGTGACGGGGACCCGCAACATCGTCGAACTCGAGACCGAACATGCCGGCCTGCTCGATATCTCCGGTCGGGGAGCCGGCGGCCCGGAGACGGCGACGGCGGTGCTCGCGGACATCGGCCGGCTGTCGGAGTGA
- a CDS encoding amino acid-binding protein: MSDSTEVRSYTVRLELVDRPGELLRALSPIAEHGGNLLSIFHERGNVTPRGHIPVEVDMEATPEQFDGIVDALRDEGINVIQAGAEQYTEELTVVLVGHLVNTDLSNTLERIQSATGANVDDLSLSAPEGDEGISSARVRLSTNAGGAESALETIRAVADDKDLRVIEPLTAGETA; the protein is encoded by the coding sequence ATGAGCGACTCGACGGAGGTCAGGTCCTACACCGTCCGGCTGGAGCTGGTCGACCGGCCCGGCGAACTCCTCCGGGCGCTGTCGCCCATCGCCGAGCACGGCGGGAACCTCCTGTCGATCTTCCACGAGCGGGGCAACGTCACGCCCCGCGGGCACATCCCCGTCGAGGTGGACATGGAGGCCACCCCCGAGCAGTTCGACGGCATCGTCGACGCGCTCCGCGATGAGGGGATCAACGTCATCCAGGCGGGCGCCGAGCAGTACACCGAGGAGCTGACGGTCGTGCTCGTCGGCCACCTCGTCAACACCGACCTCTCGAACACCCTAGAGCGGATCCAGAGCGCGACGGGCGCGAACGTCGACGACCTCTCGCTGTCGGCGCCGGAGGGCGACGAGGGGATCTCGAGCGCCCGGGTCAGGCTATCGACCAACGCCGGTGGGGCGGAGTCGGCCCTGGAGACGATCCGTGCGGTCGCCGACGACAAGGACTTGCGGGTCATCGAGCCGCTGACGGCGGGTGAGACCGCGTGA
- a CDS encoding DUF5518 domain-containing protein, whose product MSEGDTVVNAVIGAVVTVVLTFTGFSPVLGGMVAGYLQRGDRTDGVRVGALSGAIAILPFLLLFFVFGGFLFTGSMMGGGMGVPGGFVVVFLFGVVFALVWVIGLSALGGYLGVYLATETDVGR is encoded by the coding sequence ATGAGCGAGGGAGACACGGTTGTGAACGCAGTGATCGGTGCAGTCGTGACGGTCGTCCTGACGTTCACCGGCTTCTCCCCGGTTCTGGGTGGGATGGTCGCCGGCTACCTCCAGCGGGGGGACCGTACCGACGGCGTCCGCGTCGGTGCGCTCTCCGGCGCTATCGCGATCCTGCCGTTTCTCCTGTTGTTTTTCGTGTTTGGCGGGTTCCTGTTCACGGGGTCCATGATGGGGGGTGGTATGGGCGTGCCCGGTGGGTTCGTCGTCGTGTTTCTGTTCGGGGTGGTGTTTGCGCTCGTCTGGGTCATCGGACTGAGCGCGCTCGGCGGGTATCTCGGCGTCTATCTCGCTACCGAAACCGACGTGGGTCGCTGA
- a CDS encoding CPBP family intramembrane glutamic endopeptidase yields the protein MGRDGGSPLRSLAVYTCLTYAVSWTSWGLWGMLPAGPSALGTVLFVLGGLGPFLVGVALTYRSRRQVRSWLAAIFRIQVPVRYYAAALALPVAVILVAGAVHTVVFDGGLTLEALPGSYEYPLFLGFILLFGGGLEEPGWRGYLLPQLQRRYSALVAALVVGVVWAGWHLPLFVLPGTVQSQMSLVLYLSQILAMSVVLTWLTNAVGGSVVPAVLLHAGGNAVLNYYPVGGVAGATSALGLGLLVATLLGVASLLVVAYGPSDLAPHPT from the coding sequence ATGGGTCGCGACGGGGGATCCCCCCTGCGCTCGCTCGCGGTCTACACCTGTCTCACGTACGCCGTTTCGTGGACGAGTTGGGGGCTGTGGGGAATGCTCCCGGCCGGACCGTCAGCCCTCGGGACTGTCCTCTTCGTGCTCGGCGGCCTGGGGCCGTTCCTCGTCGGTGTGGCGCTGACGTATCGTTCACGCCGGCAGGTCCGGTCGTGGCTCGCGGCCATCTTCCGCATTCAGGTCCCCGTCCGATATTACGCCGCTGCTCTGGCCCTGCCGGTCGCCGTTATTCTCGTGGCCGGAGCGGTCCACACCGTCGTCTTCGACGGAGGGTTGACGCTCGAAGCCCTCCCCGGGTCCTACGAATATCCGCTCTTTCTGGGGTTTATCCTCCTGTTCGGTGGCGGTCTCGAGGAGCCGGGCTGGCGGGGGTATCTCCTGCCACAGCTCCAGCGGCGGTACAGCGCTCTCGTCGCCGCGCTCGTGGTCGGGGTCGTCTGGGCGGGCTGGCACCTCCCGCTGTTCGTCCTGCCGGGGACCGTCCAGAGCCAGATGTCCCTGGTGCTGTATCTCTCCCAGATACTGGCGATGTCGGTCGTACTGACGTGGCTGACGAACGCCGTGGGAGGGAGTGTCGTCCCGGCGGTCCTGTTGCACGCCGGTGGGAACGCCGTCCTGAACTACTACCCGGTCGGCGGGGTCGCAGGAGCGACCTCCGCGCTGGGACTGGGACTCCTCGTCGCGACGCTTCTCGGGGTCGCCTCGCTGCTGGTGGTGGCCTACGGGCCGAGCGACCTCGCACCGCACCCTACGTAG
- a CDS encoding CPBP family intramembrane glutamic endopeptidase gives MDESRLSWVDAHPVASFAIGAYVYTWVVSSPAFFMEESWTPWLLIYLGSFGPPISAAVVTWLQGESVRAWARQIGRWRVGWPWWLAAFGVPVAIVVVTTGLLVVIGGPVDLAQLSASPVLVAVIFVFGLTVSGGLNEEPGWRGFAQPYLNDRYGALTASLIVGVVWAGWHLPYFFIPITPHSSFTPVNQAGWFLGILLLSVILAWAYNNTGSVLVVMVLHAMVNTADVLLPLAPDQLVRDGFIVESAVATVTVTQLTVQAAVVVAVVAYFGRRSLARREIPGSAYVRGGD, from the coding sequence ATGGACGAAAGCCGCCTCTCCTGGGTCGACGCGCATCCGGTGGCGTCGTTCGCCATCGGTGCGTACGTCTACACGTGGGTGGTCTCATCCCCCGCCTTTTTTATGGAAGAGAGCTGGACCCCCTGGCTTCTCATCTATCTCGGCAGCTTTGGCCCGCCGATAAGTGCCGCTGTCGTCACCTGGCTGCAGGGTGAAAGCGTCCGCGCCTGGGCCCGTCAGATCGGCCGATGGCGCGTCGGTTGGCCCTGGTGGCTCGCCGCCTTCGGCGTTCCAGTCGCCATCGTCGTCGTCACGACCGGTCTCCTGGTGGTTATCGGGGGCCCGGTCGACCTGGCCCAGCTCTCGGCATCGCCTGTCCTGGTCGCTGTCATCTTCGTCTTCGGCCTCACGGTGAGCGGCGGTTTGAACGAGGAGCCGGGGTGGCGGGGGTTCGCCCAGCCGTATCTGAACGACCGGTACGGTGCGCTGACGGCGAGTCTGATCGTTGGAGTCGTCTGGGCGGGCTGGCACCTCCCGTACTTTTTCATCCCGATCACCCCCCACTCGAGCTTCACTCCGGTCAACCAGGCCGGCTGGTTTCTGGGGATCCTGCTCCTCTCGGTCATTCTGGCATGGGCCTACAACAACACCGGCAGCGTGCTGGTCGTGATGGTTCTCCATGCGATGGTCAACACCGCTGATGTCCTGTTGCCACTCGCCCCGGACCAGCTTGTCAGAGACGGTTTCATCGTCGAAAGCGCCGTCGCGACGGTGACGGTGACCCAGCTGACAGTGCAGGCGGCCGTCGTCGTTGCCGTCGTCGCGTACTTCGGCCGCCGCTCGCTCGCACGCCGCGAGATACCGGGCAGTGCCTACGTCCGGGGCGGGGACTGA
- a CDS encoding elongation factor EF-2, whose amino-acid sequence MGRRKKIVQECEALMDRPENIRNIAIAAHVDHGKTTLTDNLLAGAGMISEDTAGEQLAMDTEEDEQERGITIDAANVSMTHEYEETNHLINLIDTPGHVDFGGDVTRAMRAVDGALVVVDAVEGAMPQTETVLRQALREGVKPALFINKVDRLISELQEGPAEMQERLTGVIRDVNELIRGMTEEMEDINEDWTVSVEEGTVGFGSALYKWGVSMPSMQRTGMDFGDIIDLEQADKRQELHERTPLADVVLDMVCEHFPNPVDAQPRRIPRIWRGDADSEIAEQMELVDEDGEVVFMVTDIGMDPHAGEIATGRVFSGTLEKGQELYVSGTVGTNRLQSVGIFMGGEREEVDRVPAGNVAAVTGLDDAIAGSTVSSVEMTPFESIEHLSEPVITKSVEARNMDDLPKLIETLQQVAKEDPTIQVEINEDTGEHLISGQGELHLEVITQRIERNQGIPVTTGEPIVVFREAPQGSSREVEGISPNRHNRFYLTVEPLEQSVIDALKLGEATMDMPELERREALQDAGLDKETSQEVEHVHGANIIIDDTKGIQHLNETMELVLEGFEEALNDGPLAAEPVEGALIRLHDARLHEDAIHRGPAQVIPAVREALHNALIDSEIRLLEPIQEVRIDVPNEHMGAASGEIQGRRGRVDDMYQEGDLMVVEGVAPVEEMIGFSSDIRSATEGRASWNTENAGFQVMADNLQRETIMEIRERKGMKLELPQTVDYL is encoded by the coding sequence ATGGGCCGACGCAAGAAGATCGTCCAGGAGTGTGAGGCGCTGATGGACCGGCCGGAGAACATCCGGAACATCGCCATCGCCGCCCACGTCGACCACGGGAAGACAACCCTGACCGACAACCTGCTGGCCGGTGCGGGGATGATCTCCGAGGACACCGCGGGCGAGCAGCTCGCGATGGACACCGAGGAGGACGAACAGGAGCGGGGCATCACGATCGACGCCGCGAACGTCTCGATGACCCACGAGTACGAGGAGACCAACCACCTCATCAACCTCATCGACACGCCGGGTCACGTCGACTTCGGCGGGGACGTCACCCGGGCGATGCGCGCCGTCGACGGCGCGCTCGTGGTGGTGGACGCCGTCGAGGGGGCGATGCCCCAGACCGAGACCGTCCTGCGGCAGGCGCTGCGTGAGGGGGTCAAGCCCGCCCTGTTCATCAACAAGGTCGACCGCCTCATTTCGGAGCTCCAGGAGGGCCCCGCCGAGATGCAGGAGCGGCTCACCGGCGTCATCCGGGACGTCAACGAGCTGATCCGGGGAATGACCGAGGAGATGGAGGATATCAACGAGGACTGGACGGTCTCCGTCGAGGAGGGGACCGTCGGCTTCGGGTCGGCGCTGTACAAGTGGGGCGTCTCCATGCCCTCCATGCAGCGCACCGGGATGGACTTCGGGGACATCATCGACCTCGAGCAGGCCGACAAGCGCCAGGAACTCCACGAGCGGACGCCGCTGGCCGACGTCGTGCTCGACATGGTCTGTGAGCACTTCCCCAACCCCGTGGACGCCCAGCCCCGCCGGATCCCCCGGATCTGGCGCGGGGACGCTGACTCCGAGATCGCCGAGCAGATGGAGCTGGTCGACGAGGACGGCGAGGTCGTCTTCATGGTCACCGACATCGGGATGGACCCCCACGCCGGCGAGATCGCCACCGGCCGGGTCTTCTCGGGCACCCTCGAGAAGGGCCAGGAGCTGTACGTCTCCGGCACCGTCGGCACCAACCGCCTCCAGAGCGTCGGCATCTTCATGGGCGGGGAACGCGAGGAGGTCGACCGCGTCCCCGCCGGGAACGTCGCCGCCGTCACGGGGCTTGACGACGCCATCGCGGGCTCCACCGTCTCCAGCGTGGAGATGACCCCCTTCGAGTCCATCGAACACCTCTCCGAGCCCGTCATCACCAAAAGCGTCGAGGCCCGGAACATGGACGACCTGCCCAAGCTCATCGAGACCCTCCAGCAGGTCGCCAAGGAGGACCCCACCATCCAGGTGGAGATCAACGAGGACACCGGCGAGCACCTCATCTCGGGACAGGGCGAACTCCACCTCGAGGTCATCACCCAGCGCATCGAGCGCAACCAGGGGATCCCGGTCACGACCGGCGAACCGATCGTCGTCTTCCGTGAGGCTCCCCAGGGGTCCAGCCGCGAGGTCGAGGGGATCTCCCCGAACCGGCACAACCGCTTCTACCTGACCGTCGAGCCCCTCGAGCAGTCGGTCATTGACGCGCTCAAGCTGGGCGAGGCGACGATGGACATGCCCGAACTCGAGCGCCGGGAGGCCCTACAGGACGCCGGGCTGGACAAGGAAACCTCCCAGGAGGTCGAGCACGTCCACGGCGCCAACATCATCATCGACGACACGAAGGGGATCCAGCACCTCAACGAGACGATGGAGCTGGTGCTGGAGGGCTTCGAGGAGGCACTGAACGACGGCCCGCTGGCGGCCGAGCCCGTCGAGGGCGCGCTCATCCGCCTGCACGACGCCCGCCTGCACGAGGACGCCATCCACCGCGGCCCCGCACAGGTCATTCCCGCGGTCAGGGAGGCGCTGCACAACGCGCTCATCGACTCGGAGATCCGCCTGCTCGAGCCCATCCAGGAGGTCCGCATCGACGTGCCCAACGAGCACATGGGTGCGGCCTCCGGCGAGATCCAGGGACGCAGGGGCCGCGTCGACGACATGTACCAGGAGGGCGACCTGATGGTCGTCGAAGGCGTGGCTCCGGTCGAAGAGATGATCGGCTTCTCCAGTGACATCCGCTCGGCGACGGAGGGGCGGGCCTCCTGGAACACCGAGAACGCCGGCTTCCAGGTGATGGCCGACAACCTCCAGCGCGAGACGATCATGGAGATCCGCGAGCGCAAGGGGATGAAGCTGGAGCTGCCCCAGACCGTCGACTACCTCTAG
- a CDS encoding spondin domain-containing protein: MSDDTTRRRFLAVAGSTTALALAGCAGGGDDGDGGDGGGTESMDDGMTETDSMDGGMTETDEGMMRGPTTVTVRIENVAPTDFYGAETSTGGAIWVTPGAYAVHTGENPIFTEGEEASVGLEALAEAGPPTGFMNEPGLVDELQDMAGSMGVDAAGAYTPENTVADPNDPMGEVPGAPPIAPGGAFEFDVEAEPGQRLSFASMFVPSNDLFFAPGAEGIELWPEGGEPVAGDVTDSVGLWDAGTEPNGQPGRDPDQAPAQDSPDQGADEGGVVRPVDGVMDGYDYPAVSDAIRVTLTPGGSMDG; the protein is encoded by the coding sequence ATGTCAGACGACACGACGCGGCGACGGTTCCTCGCGGTGGCGGGAAGCACGACTGCGCTCGCCCTGGCCGGCTGTGCCGGCGGGGGCGACGACGGGGACGGCGGGGACGGTGGCGGAACCGAGTCCATGGACGACGGGATGACCGAAACCGATTCCATGGACGGTGGGATGACCGAGACGGACGAGGGGATGATGCGCGGGCCGACGACGGTGACCGTCCGGATCGAGAACGTCGCCCCGACGGACTTCTACGGCGCCGAGACGTCGACGGGCGGCGCGATATGGGTCACCCCGGGCGCGTACGCGGTCCACACCGGCGAGAATCCCATCTTCACCGAGGGGGAGGAAGCCTCGGTCGGGCTCGAAGCGCTGGCGGAGGCCGGCCCGCCGACCGGCTTCATGAACGAGCCGGGGCTGGTCGACGAACTCCAGGACATGGCGGGCTCGATGGGCGTCGACGCCGCGGGAGCCTACACGCCCGAGAACACGGTCGCGGACCCTAACGACCCGATGGGAGAGGTACCCGGCGCACCCCCGATCGCCCCGGGTGGGGCCTTCGAGTTCGATGTCGAGGCCGAACCCGGCCAGCGGCTCTCCTTCGCTTCGATGTTCGTCCCCTCGAACGACCTCTTCTTCGCGCCCGGCGCGGAGGGGATCGAGCTGTGGCCCGAGGGCGGCGAGCCGGTGGCGGGTGACGTGACCGACAGCGTCGGGCTGTGGGACGCCGGCACCGAGCCCAACGGGCAGCCGGGCCGGGACCCCGACCAGGCGCCCGCCCAGGACAGCCCCGACCAGGGCGCCGACGAGGGCGGCGTCGTCCGGCCCGTCGACGGCGTCATGGACGGCTACGACTACCCCGCGGTGAGTGACGCCATCCGGGTGACCCTGACGCCGGGCGGGTCGATGGACGGGTAG